One genomic segment of Sanyastnella coralliicola includes these proteins:
- a CDS encoding redoxin domain-containing protein, with the protein MLRSIFITLYVIYLLVGSVLSVAGYIKTPGHVGWYASIVVHMIGVIWFSYIYLSKLKSAHLISLVVTTSTGAGALIAGGHYLIVDSSIQLPVILSFIAFGFWGVYNFLYAKMSKKIGLTIGSSLPSGTFTKADGSSITTDQLSKNSMIIFHRGSWCPFCNEQLDDFSKDVASFEEKGVKLYAISTQPIKERWTGIITELQDQDGVYANTLGILHKSTLPFGLSVLGYKTDLPAPLAILTDNDSKVKAIHKTDDYRRRPDTGYFLRYLK; encoded by the coding sequence ATGCTGAGATCCATCTTCATCACCCTCTACGTTATATATCTACTAGTAGGTTCTGTACTATCTGTTGCTGGGTACATTAAAACTCCAGGCCATGTGGGCTGGTACGCTAGCATTGTAGTTCACATGATTGGAGTGATCTGGTTCAGCTACATCTACCTAAGTAAGCTCAAAAGTGCCCACTTAATCTCTCTCGTTGTCACAACGTCAACAGGTGCCGGAGCCTTAATTGCTGGCGGGCATTATCTGATTGTAGATTCATCTATCCAGCTCCCAGTAATTCTTTCATTCATCGCGTTTGGATTCTGGGGTGTCTACAACTTCCTTTACGCCAAGATGAGCAAGAAGATTGGTCTCACCATTGGATCTAGCCTACCTTCAGGGACCTTCACCAAAGCAGATGGGTCATCGATCACTACGGACCAACTGTCGAAAAACAGCATGATCATTTTCCACCGCGGGTCTTGGTGTCCTTTCTGCAATGAGCAGCTAGATGATTTCAGTAAAGACGTAGCGTCTTTTGAAGAGAAAGGTGTGAAGCTGTATGCGATTAGCACGCAGCCAATCAAAGAGCGTTGGACTGGCATTATCACTGAATTGCAAGATCAAGACGGAGTTTATGCGAACACCTTAGGCATCCTGCATAAGTCAACCCTCCCATTCGGTCTGAGCGTTCTTGGCTATAAAACTGACTTGCCTGCACCTCTGGCGATTCTAACGGATAATGACAGCAAGGTGAAAGCTATCCATAAGACCGATGATTATCGTCGTCGACCTGACACTGGTTACTTCCTTCGCTACCTCAAATAA
- the fmt gene encoding methionyl-tRNA formyltransferase: protein MSLKVVFMGTPDFAVETLRVLNESHHDVVGVVTVADKPAGRGRKLKPSPVKQYAVDNNLPVLQPLKLRDDEFLAELKAWEADVFVVVAFRMLPTVVWKMPAIGTLNLHGSLLPQYRGAAPIHWAVINGETMTGCTTFMIDEEIDTGGILMKHEIAIAEDATTGVVHDQMMIEGAQLVLKTVDKLEAGDLTPIPQDANAETELKKAPKIFKDDCKIDWNQDLLTVHNFIRGLSPFPGAWTSLNDETFKIYLGKKTTNQTQAEPGHIRQSEKQLFVATGDGHEIELLMVQAAGKKRMETSSFVLGNDLNDQRFG from the coding sequence ATGAGTTTGAAAGTAGTATTTATGGGTACGCCAGATTTCGCGGTAGAGACCCTCAGGGTATTGAATGAAAGCCATCATGATGTTGTTGGCGTTGTCACTGTTGCAGATAAGCCTGCCGGACGAGGCCGCAAGTTGAAGCCAAGTCCAGTGAAGCAATATGCCGTTGATAATAATCTTCCGGTACTTCAGCCCTTAAAACTTCGAGATGATGAGTTTCTCGCGGAATTAAAGGCATGGGAGGCCGATGTATTCGTTGTGGTAGCGTTCCGCATGCTTCCGACGGTTGTTTGGAAAATGCCTGCTATAGGGACGCTGAATCTGCATGGTTCTCTTCTTCCCCAATACCGCGGTGCCGCGCCTATACATTGGGCTGTCATAAATGGCGAGACCATGACGGGCTGTACTACTTTCATGATCGACGAAGAGATTGACACTGGCGGTATTCTTATGAAGCATGAAATCGCTATCGCGGAAGACGCGACTACTGGCGTGGTGCATGATCAGATGATGATTGAAGGCGCTCAACTTGTACTTAAGACGGTTGATAAGCTAGAGGCAGGTGATCTTACACCGATTCCCCAAGACGCTAACGCGGAAACGGAACTGAAGAAAGCACCAAAGATCTTCAAAGACGACTGCAAGATAGATTGGAATCAAGACCTCTTGACGGTTCACAATTTCATCAGGGGCCTTTCTCCATTTCCTGGAGCATGGACCTCCTTGAACGATGAAACATTCAAAATCTACTTAGGGAAGAAAACGACTAACCAAACTCAAGCCGAACCTGGACATATTCGACAGAGTGAAAAACAGCTATTTGTGGCTACTGGTGATGGTCATGAAATCGAACTTCTCATGGTCCAGGCCGCTGGAAAAAAACGAATGGAAACGTCGTCATTTGTCCTCGGAAACGACCTGAATGATCAACGATTCGGTTGA
- a CDS encoding acyl-CoA thioesterase: MHNDYQVEIRFADIDVMGHVNNAVYLSYFEQARISFFNELVGKDWDWYELGILLARNEIDYKQPVLMSDHVIIRTRCEHVGNTSLVFAYDIYRTPKGQTEATIAAQGKSVLVCFDYKKQQKIEVPAEWKERLA, encoded by the coding sequence ATGCATAACGACTATCAAGTAGAGATCCGATTTGCCGACATCGATGTCATGGGTCACGTAAATAATGCTGTGTATCTCAGCTACTTCGAACAAGCCCGTATCTCATTCTTTAATGAGTTGGTAGGGAAGGACTGGGACTGGTACGAACTGGGAATTCTTCTTGCTCGTAACGAAATTGATTACAAACAGCCTGTATTAATGTCGGATCATGTGATTATCCGCACACGATGTGAGCATGTTGGTAACACAAGCCTCGTTTTCGCATACGATATCTACCGCACACCAAAAGGTCAGACCGAGGCAACAATTGCCGCACAAGGGAAATCAGTGCTCGTTTGTTTCGACTACAAAAAGCAACAGAAGATCGAGGTGCCTGCAGAATGGAAGGAGCGTTTAGCTTAA
- a CDS encoding T9SS type A sorting domain-containing protein: MKHFYTALFMLFGLSALAQTTHQVDVGGSGGVDPFYDPQFITIDQGDIVMWVCTDGFHSVTTEAGAPESFNFGPQSAPWEFEFTFDVPGEYDYSCTVGNHAATQFGTITVLEVQSVTATPTAAGFSFYPNPAGDVVTIQGIQSGATLNVLNIAGEAVASFGSTGVQLTINLSELPSGLYFLEMRDGEAIRRERLIVRH; encoded by the coding sequence ATGAAACACTTTTACACTGCTCTATTTATGCTATTCGGCCTTTCGGCTTTAGCTCAAACTACCCACCAAGTGGATGTTGGAGGAAGCGGAGGCGTTGATCCATTCTACGATCCACAATTCATCACGATTGATCAAGGTGATATCGTAATGTGGGTATGTACAGATGGTTTCCACTCTGTAACTACGGAAGCAGGTGCGCCAGAATCATTCAATTTTGGTCCTCAATCTGCACCTTGGGAATTCGAGTTTACCTTCGATGTGCCTGGTGAATATGATTACAGCTGTACAGTAGGTAATCACGCTGCAACTCAGTTTGGAACAATCACTGTGCTCGAAGTACAGTCTGTAACAGCTACTCCAACAGCTGCAGGGTTCTCATTCTACCCGAACCCAGCTGGAGACGTTGTAACGATTCAAGGAATTCAGTCTGGAGCAACACTGAACGTGTTGAACATCGCAGGAGAGGCGGTTGCTTCTTTTGGTTCAACTGGAGTTCAGCTGACTATCAACTTGTCTGAATTGCCAAGTGGATTGTACTTCCTAGAAATGAGAGATGGTGAAGCGATTCGTCGCGAGCGCTTGATCGTTCGACACTAA
- the scpA gene encoding methylmalonyl-CoA mutase produces the protein MGCSNGKRIMKLKDIQWKASSAASSSLNEQESKETYQNAYGYELQERFQFTDFKHLKYKSGLPPYVRGPYSTMYTSRPWTVRQYAGFSTAEESNAFYRRNLAAGQKGLSVAFDLATHRGYDSDHPRVVGDVGKAGVAIDSVLDMKLLFDQIPLDKMSVSMTMNGAVIPIMAFYIVAAEEQGVAPELLAGTIQNDILKEFMVRNTYIYPPKPSMRIISDIFEFTSQKMPKFNSISISGYHMQEAGATAEIELAYTLADGLEYVRTGIAAGLDIDAFAPRLSFFWGIGMNHFVEIAKMRAARLLWAEIISQFNPKNPKSMALRTHCQTSGWSLTEQDPFNNVARTCVEAMAAAFGGTQSLHTNALDEAIALPTDFSARIARNTQLFIQHETDITKAIDPWGGSYYVESLTQQILDKARALMQEVEELGGMAAAIESGLPKLRIEEAAARKQARIDSGRDVIIGVNRFQPEEETEIDILEVDNTAVRNGQVERLAKLKAERDAEKVNAALKAIEACAESGEGNLLELAVNAARQRATLGEISDAMEKSFGRFKAQTQSVSGVYSAEAMQEDSFKEAQEKADQFSSLSGRRPRIMVAKMGQDGHDRGAKVIATSFADIGFDVDIGPLFQTPEEAAKQAVENDVHILGVSSLAAGHKTLVPQVIDALKKEGREDIMVVVGGVIPKQDYEALYDFGVVGIYGPGTNISKAAIQILDILNEAFS, from the coding sequence ATGGGGTGCTCAAACGGTAAACGTATCATGAAGCTAAAAGACATTCAATGGAAAGCGTCTTCAGCGGCCTCATCATCGTTGAATGAACAAGAGTCTAAGGAGACCTATCAGAACGCCTACGGCTATGAACTTCAAGAACGATTTCAGTTCACGGATTTCAAGCATTTGAAATACAAAAGCGGACTACCACCATACGTGCGTGGACCGTACAGCACGATGTACACTTCACGTCCATGGACGGTGCGTCAATACGCTGGCTTCTCGACTGCAGAGGAGTCGAACGCATTCTATCGACGCAACTTAGCGGCAGGGCAAAAGGGACTTTCTGTAGCCTTTGACTTAGCTACACACCGTGGTTATGATAGTGATCACCCGCGTGTTGTGGGAGACGTAGGAAAGGCTGGAGTTGCGATTGACTCGGTGCTTGATATGAAGCTGCTGTTCGATCAGATTCCGCTCGACAAGATGTCGGTTTCAATGACCATGAACGGAGCTGTAATCCCAATCATGGCGTTCTATATCGTGGCTGCTGAAGAACAGGGGGTAGCTCCTGAACTCCTCGCAGGAACGATTCAAAACGACATCCTGAAGGAGTTCATGGTGCGTAACACCTATATCTATCCTCCAAAGCCGTCGATGCGGATCATCTCTGATATTTTCGAGTTTACTTCTCAGAAGATGCCAAAGTTCAATTCGATAAGCATCTCTGGATATCATATGCAGGAAGCTGGCGCTACCGCGGAAATTGAGCTGGCGTATACGCTTGCTGATGGACTGGAATACGTCCGTACCGGTATTGCTGCAGGATTGGATATAGATGCGTTTGCTCCTCGTTTGAGCTTCTTCTGGGGAATTGGAATGAACCACTTTGTGGAAATTGCAAAAATGCGCGCTGCACGCTTGTTGTGGGCGGAAATCATCAGCCAATTCAATCCGAAGAACCCGAAGTCGATGGCGCTTCGAACGCATTGCCAGACTTCCGGTTGGAGTTTGACCGAGCAAGATCCATTCAACAATGTTGCTCGCACCTGTGTAGAGGCCATGGCGGCTGCTTTCGGAGGAACACAGTCATTGCACACCAATGCGCTTGATGAAGCGATTGCCTTGCCAACAGACTTCTCAGCACGCATTGCGCGAAATACACAGCTGTTCATTCAACATGAAACGGATATCACCAAAGCCATTGATCCTTGGGGTGGTAGCTACTACGTTGAATCTCTAACTCAACAAATCCTCGACAAGGCCCGCGCTCTGATGCAGGAGGTCGAAGAGTTGGGAGGTATGGCGGCAGCTATTGAAAGTGGATTACCTAAGCTACGTATTGAAGAAGCGGCTGCTCGAAAGCAAGCTCGTATTGATAGTGGACGAGACGTTATCATTGGCGTAAACCGCTTCCAACCAGAAGAAGAGACAGAGATTGATATTCTTGAGGTAGACAATACAGCAGTTCGCAATGGTCAAGTAGAGCGTTTGGCTAAGCTAAAGGCAGAAAGAGATGCAGAAAAGGTAAACGCTGCATTGAAGGCTATTGAAGCATGCGCCGAGTCAGGAGAGGGGAATCTTCTCGAATTGGCAGTAAACGCAGCAAGGCAACGAGCGACCCTAGGTGAAATCTCTGACGCCATGGAGAAGAGCTTTGGTCGATTCAAAGCCCAAACCCAAAGCGTGTCAGGAGTATATTCAGCAGAAGCTATGCAAGAAGACTCATTCAAAGAAGCACAGGAAAAGGCAGATCAATTCTCTAGTCTATCAGGACGTCGACCAAGAATCATGGTGGCTAAGATGGGGCAAGATGGTCACGACCGCGGAGCAAAGGTGATTGCGACGTCATTTGCTGATATTGGTTTTGACGTTGATATAGGCCCATTGTTCCAAACTCCAGAAGAGGCTGCAAAACAAGCTGTAGAGAACGATGTCCACATCCTAGGAGTGTCTTCACTTGCTGCAGGGCATAAAACCTTGGTTCCTCAAGTGATCGATGCGTTGAAGAAAGAGGGTAGGGAAGACATCATGGTTGTCGTTGGAGGAGTTATCCCGAAGCAAGACTATGAAGCCTTATATGATTTTGGAGTGGTTGGAATTTACGGTCCAGGAACGAACATCTCGAAGGCCGCGATTCAAATTCTAGACATTCTAAACGAGGCATTCTCTTAA
- a CDS encoding methylmalonyl-CoA mutase family protein — translation MSSEAKEFPATSYNDWLEKVEKDLRDKSFEDIVWDHSALGAIEPMYANDHSKEAVAIPPRSIQGKGNHWQIRQSFRGSGNNKNILDALKGGAEAVELQVNSDLQSELKDVFLDMIEVHLNAEVSEISSLLPQINQLSSFKGSVNCDPVIHLLKTGEDNIESAVRALHHIGTEHQGVRSLTIDAASVYEAGGTCVQEIAYALCAGEHMLDAAISCGASIDEASAMVEIRLAAGSSYFETVAKMRAMRMMWAQLLEAYAPDHNCSVVVWIHAVGTLRTQSTTDIHNNLLRATSSAMAAAAGGCDSLTIEPYTFPKADQDPMRYARNIQHMLRDESFFDEVEDAGHGSYYITELTDRMIHEAGALASNLGQLGGFASAEGRTHFIDGVTASARALIESFTSKNSVLVGVNRFEAEERNALREDMNALKPLEAIKLSEWGAQTVNVS, via the coding sequence ATGTCTAGCGAAGCGAAAGAATTTCCAGCAACCAGCTACAATGATTGGCTGGAAAAGGTCGAAAAAGACCTGCGAGATAAGTCGTTCGAGGATATTGTTTGGGATCATTCCGCACTGGGAGCCATTGAGCCGATGTATGCCAATGATCATTCAAAAGAGGCTGTAGCCATTCCTCCACGTTCGATTCAAGGAAAAGGTAACCACTGGCAAATTCGTCAGTCATTCCGCGGTAGCGGGAATAACAAGAATATACTGGATGCATTGAAGGGAGGCGCCGAAGCCGTTGAGCTTCAAGTTAATTCAGACCTCCAAAGCGAGCTGAAAGATGTCTTCTTAGATATGATTGAAGTTCATCTGAACGCAGAAGTGAGTGAGATCAGCTCGCTGTTGCCACAGATCAATCAGTTGTCTTCTTTCAAAGGAAGTGTGAATTGTGATCCCGTGATCCACCTGTTGAAAACAGGAGAAGACAACATTGAATCAGCGGTTCGTGCATTGCATCACATCGGAACGGAGCATCAAGGAGTCAGAAGCCTTACAATTGATGCTGCATCGGTATATGAAGCTGGTGGTACTTGTGTGCAAGAAATCGCCTATGCCTTGTGTGCCGGAGAACATATGCTCGACGCCGCCATCAGCTGCGGAGCATCGATTGATGAGGCAAGTGCGATGGTTGAGATTAGGCTTGCTGCGGGTAGTAGCTATTTCGAGACAGTTGCTAAGATGCGCGCCATGCGAATGATGTGGGCGCAACTGCTAGAAGCTTACGCACCTGATCATAATTGCAGTGTTGTGGTATGGATCCATGCCGTGGGTACACTTCGGACACAAAGCACTACTGACATTCATAACAACTTACTCCGTGCAACTTCGTCAGCAATGGCTGCTGCTGCTGGAGGTTGTGATAGCCTCACCATTGAGCCATACACCTTCCCAAAAGCTGACCAGGATCCAATGCGTTATGCAAGAAACATCCAGCATATGCTGCGAGATGAGTCGTTCTTTGACGAAGTAGAAGATGCCGGTCATGGCAGCTACTACATCACAGAATTGACTGATCGTATGATTCACGAAGCTGGCGCTTTGGCCAGTAATCTTGGGCAATTAGGTGGTTTCGCTAGCGCGGAAGGGAGAACTCATTTCATTGACGGTGTAACAGCCTCAGCAAGAGCACTGATTGAATCATTTACAAGTAAGAATTCAGTGCTCGTAGGGGTGAATCGCTTTGAGGCCGAAGAACGAAATGCCTTGAGAGAAGATATGAACGCACTTAAGCCGCTCGAAGCAATTAAGCTGAGTGAATGGGGTGCTCAAACGGTAAACGTATCATGA
- a CDS encoding HU family DNA-binding protein, whose product MNKAELVEAMAENAGISKADAKRALDAFIDTTSGALKKGDRVALVGFGSFSVSERSARKGRNPQTGKEITIKAKKVVKFKPGAELSDKVK is encoded by the coding sequence ATGAACAAAGCAGAACTAGTTGAAGCAATGGCAGAAAACGCTGGAATCTCTAAAGCAGATGCTAAGCGTGCCCTAGACGCATTTATTGACACTACATCAGGCGCTCTTAAGAAAGGAGACCGTGTTGCACTTGTAGGATTCGGATCTTTCTCTGTATCTGAGCGTTCAGCTCGTAAGGGACGTAACCCACAAACAGGAAAAGAAATCACTATCAAGGCGAAGAAAGTAGTTAAGTTCAAGCCAGGTGCTGAGCTTTCTGACAAAGTGAAGTAA
- a CDS encoding MATE family efflux transporter yields the protein MNISYSSLLKIALPLALGAFVQFLVVLTDNLFLTRVSESALNGAGNGGMMYITAVMLAIGLSSGLQIMIARRNGEGNLDEVGSIFGSGMRIAMVLSVALYLIFLLLDRFFFDSIIQSPEILKVMREFLQIRSLGFFVYIPVLIFNSIYIGLAETKVISYAMVITALLNIVFDWLLIFGVGPFPEMQHEGAALATFIAEIAGLLFLLYYTVKRFDYKKYNLWIGLTQRTQGLASRILKISVPLMVQQVLALATWTTFYFFVEKVGSAELKVSHIVRNSYMLAFVIAMGVNYTTRTVISSLIAEKRQAELGLAMKRLIVINVVGAVILCHGLLLYPEWIAFQFYDAGDPGVAMLVRTFRVVFFAILLFTCVSIFLNTVEGSGRTKAGMVIEMISITVYLFMVYQITLVSPQPIHIIWMSDYLYFALMGVFSLLYLWRADWKHHQI from the coding sequence ATGAACATAAGCTACTCCTCTCTTCTTAAAATTGCTCTACCCCTGGCCCTGGGGGCGTTCGTTCAATTCCTTGTTGTACTTACTGACAATCTCTTTCTCACACGTGTAAGTGAATCAGCACTCAACGGAGCAGGGAATGGAGGAATGATGTATATCACAGCAGTGATGCTCGCTATCGGCCTTTCGTCTGGACTTCAAATTATGATTGCCAGAAGAAATGGCGAAGGAAATCTAGACGAAGTCGGATCCATATTTGGTAGCGGAATGCGCATTGCCATGGTCTTGTCTGTTGCGCTCTACCTGATATTCCTACTGCTGGATAGATTCTTTTTTGATTCGATTATTCAGTCACCCGAAATATTGAAGGTGATGCGCGAATTCTTGCAGATAAGAAGTTTGGGCTTCTTCGTGTACATCCCCGTATTGATTTTTAATAGCATTTACATCGGTCTCGCTGAAACTAAGGTGATCTCCTATGCCATGGTAATTACTGCCTTACTGAACATCGTGTTCGATTGGCTTTTAATCTTCGGCGTTGGCCCTTTCCCCGAAATGCAACATGAAGGTGCCGCCTTGGCGACCTTCATTGCCGAGATCGCCGGACTGCTCTTCCTGCTGTACTACACGGTGAAGCGATTTGACTACAAGAAATATAACCTCTGGATCGGTCTCACTCAACGTACACAAGGCTTAGCATCTAGAATCTTAAAGATCTCTGTGCCTTTGATGGTACAGCAGGTATTAGCACTCGCCACGTGGACTACCTTCTATTTCTTCGTTGAAAAGGTTGGAAGCGCTGAGCTCAAGGTGTCACATATCGTGCGGAATTCATACATGCTCGCGTTTGTGATAGCTATGGGCGTGAATTACACCACCCGAACGGTGATCTCATCACTGATTGCAGAGAAGCGCCAAGCTGAACTAGGATTGGCGATGAAAAGACTGATCGTTATCAACGTGGTTGGAGCGGTCATTTTATGTCATGGCCTACTTCTATATCCTGAATGGATTGCATTTCAATTTTACGACGCTGGAGATCCCGGAGTAGCTATGCTTGTGCGAACGTTTCGAGTGGTATTCTTTGCCATCTTGCTGTTCACTTGCGTCTCGATATTCCTGAATACCGTTGAAGGTTCAGGACGAACCAAAGCTGGAATGGTCATTGAAATGATCAGTATTACGGTTTATCTCTTTATGGTTTACCAAATCACATTGGTCTCGCCACAACCCATCCACATCATTTGGATGTCAGATTACCTCTATTTCGCGCTTATGGGAGTGTTTTCACTCTTGTACCTTTGGCGCGCTGATTGGAAACATCATCAAATATGA
- a CDS encoding TrmH family RNA methyltransferase has product MDKRKAYEFLCGYMTEERQALFQQVSSERTRHLAVVVENLYQPHNASAVMRSCDCFGIQDIHIIENENEWEPNKNVSMGSAKWLTLHQHNEQENNTKSCLEQLKSQGYRIVATTPHRDDYVLEDLPIDQPTALVFGTELTGISQDVYDLADDFVRIPMYGFTESFNISVAAALTLAELSKRLRKEVANWQLKPNELEAVLYEWACASVKDSKSLLKRWVDGTAP; this is encoded by the coding sequence ATGGACAAAAGAAAAGCATACGAGTTCCTTTGTGGATACATGACGGAAGAACGCCAAGCGTTGTTTCAGCAAGTTTCAAGTGAGCGAACGCGCCATTTAGCCGTGGTGGTAGAGAATCTTTACCAACCGCACAACGCCAGCGCGGTCATGCGTAGTTGCGATTGTTTCGGCATCCAAGACATTCACATCATTGAAAATGAAAATGAGTGGGAGCCGAACAAGAATGTCTCCATGGGAAGCGCTAAATGGTTGACCTTGCATCAACACAACGAGCAAGAGAACAACACCAAGTCGTGCCTAGAACAACTCAAGTCTCAAGGGTACCGCATTGTAGCCACTACCCCACATCGAGACGACTACGTTTTGGAAGACCTTCCAATCGATCAACCAACAGCTCTTGTCTTTGGCACCGAGCTCACAGGAATCTCACAGGATGTTTATGATTTAGCTGATGACTTTGTTCGAATCCCTATGTATGGATTCACTGAGAGCTTCAACATCAGTGTAGCAGCAGCACTCACGCTTGCTGAGTTAAGCAAAAGGCTAAGGAAAGAAGTCGCCAACTGGCAACTTAAACCAAACGAACTTGAAGCTGTTCTTTATGAATGGGCTTGCGCCAGTGTAAAAGACAGCAAGTCGCTCCTCAAACGATGGGTTGACGGTACCGCACCATGA
- a CDS encoding helix-turn-helix domain-containing protein, which translates to MSDFSQRLKEFMTSKSLSIKELSANIGVQRSGVSHILNGRNKPSMAFIVGLTERYPEISTQWLLHGKGSMFTNVADNQTGYENTTVTHKARASEDDTYVSTQVEMAEKVLKKATQPSTQKQPEKQLKQVILIYSDGSFESFDPS; encoded by the coding sequence ATGTCAGATTTCAGCCAGCGCCTAAAAGAGTTCATGACTTCAAAATCCCTCTCTATCAAAGAGTTGTCGGCGAATATTGGAGTTCAACGAAGTGGAGTGTCGCATATTCTTAATGGAAGGAATAAGCCGAGCATGGCTTTTATTGTGGGCCTCACAGAACGTTATCCAGAGATCAGTACGCAATGGCTACTTCATGGTAAAGGCTCTATGTTTACAAATGTAGCAGATAATCAAACAGGTTATGAAAATACAACTGTAACGCACAAAGCACGGGCCTCAGAAGACGATACATATGTATCAACCCAAGTTGAAATGGCAGAGAAGGTTCTGAAAAAGGCGACACAGCCGAGTACACAAAAACAGCCTGAAAAACAACTCAAGCAGGTCATTCTAATTTATAGTGACGGGTCTTTTGAGAGCTTCGATCCGAGTTAA